A part of Solicola gregarius genomic DNA contains:
- a CDS encoding condensation domain-containing protein has translation MTAYASADAREPAPLAPQQRGLWFLQQLRPDTSEYNLQVALRLHGSLDVANLRTAIGHVVRRHEPLRTRIVPDPAGVPHQHVAGRDEDGALPRIEPEFAEFADLDDGAGGTGTGSVEQTIQGVLREELDRPFDLVTDLPMRVRLIRFAPDEHLLVLTFNHLAVDGVSLSIVSAELTRTYAALIDGRTPDEADLPPLATSYSDFARRRAQHTTDQAGLDFWRAELDGVAELPLPADRPGHGVGAGMITLRREIDPGTVRGLSGLARESGTSLFSAALSCYALLLHRCTGRTDFLIGTPVAGRTDAVTQSLVGCFLNTVCVRVMIEPDGTVAELVQTTGAALSRTLQHQNVPFGEVVRAVGAQRGNARNPLYTAFCSVLDEAAPAFQMAGIRTEPVVADYAIARFDLNATFALGLHRPTIQLEFSDALFEHDTAERLADRLARVFDWVAADNTLRVSDVPLVGRAERDIVLSLLNGRRTRV, from the coding sequence ATGACCGCCTACGCGTCCGCTGATGCGCGCGAGCCCGCTCCGCTGGCTCCCCAGCAGCGAGGGCTGTGGTTCCTGCAGCAACTGCGCCCGGACACATCGGAGTACAACCTCCAGGTCGCGCTGCGTCTGCACGGAAGCCTGGACGTCGCCAACCTGCGGACCGCGATCGGCCACGTCGTCCGCCGCCACGAACCGCTGCGTACCCGGATCGTCCCCGACCCTGCTGGAGTACCGCACCAGCACGTCGCCGGGCGCGACGAGGACGGCGCCTTACCACGGATCGAGCCCGAGTTCGCCGAGTTCGCCGACCTCGACGACGGTGCCGGTGGCACCGGAACCGGCAGCGTCGAACAGACCATCCAAGGCGTTCTGCGCGAGGAGCTCGACCGCCCGTTCGACTTGGTCACCGACCTACCGATGCGAGTACGACTGATCCGGTTTGCCCCCGACGAGCACTTGTTGGTCCTCACCTTCAATCACCTCGCCGTCGATGGAGTCTCACTGTCGATCGTCTCCGCCGAACTGACCCGCACCTACGCCGCGCTCATCGACGGCCGGACACCCGATGAAGCAGACCTTCCGCCACTGGCCACCAGCTATTCCGACTTTGCGCGCCGGCGCGCACAACACACGACCGACCAAGCCGGGCTGGACTTCTGGCGCGCCGAACTCGACGGCGTCGCGGAGCTCCCCTTGCCCGCCGACCGGCCAGGGCACGGTGTCGGCGCGGGGATGATCACCCTCCGGCGCGAGATCGACCCCGGCACCGTTCGCGGACTGTCCGGCCTCGCACGCGAGTCCGGCACAAGCCTCTTCTCTGCGGCGCTGAGCTGCTACGCGCTCCTGCTCCACCGCTGCACGGGACGCACAGACTTTCTGATCGGTACGCCAGTCGCCGGTCGTACCGATGCCGTCACCCAGTCGCTGGTCGGCTGCTTCCTCAACACCGTGTGCGTACGCGTCATGATCGAGCCGGACGGGACGGTCGCCGAGCTCGTCCAAACCACCGGCGCTGCACTCTCCCGGACGCTGCAGCATCAAAATGTGCCTTTCGGCGAGGTCGTACGCGCCGTCGGCGCCCAGCGTGGGAACGCCCGCAATCCGCTGTACACCGCGTTCTGCTCGGTTCTGGACGAGGCCGCTCCGGCGTTCCAGATGGCGGGCATCCGAACTGAGCCGGTCGTCGCCGACTATGCGATCGCGCGCTTCGACCTCAACGCCACCTTCGCGCTCGGCTTGCACCGCCCGACCATCCAGCTGGAGTTCAGCGACGCGTTGTTCGAGCACGACACCGCCGAACGTCTCGCCGACCGACTCGCGCGCGTCTTCGACTGGGTCGCCGCCGACAACACCCTGCGCGTCAGCGACGTCCCGCTCGTCGGCCGTGCCGAACGCGACATTGTCTTGAGTCTGCTGAACGGGAGGCGCACCCGTGTCTGA
- a CDS encoding thioester reductase domain-containing protein codes for MTATTTAESTAVPARYRPFLHLPDDVQPGGDVEVDSGAVLLTGATGFLGSALLGELLTREPDRVVYCIVRPGAATPSERLRSSLADFGLWDDTWGDRVRAVAGDLGEPGAGLDSRDATVLRDDVSLIYHSGAFVNLAFPFEHIVDVNVGGTVEMMRLAGQGRPKRVAHISTLSTIDIESRTGEELADPAPLGAFEAMTTGYTRSKWVSERLVEQASQRGLDVRCLRLGALAGHSRTGVSNPNDYAWLVVRACLEIGAVPLLRAPTSWLPVDHVARASIALSTMPTQEYLPYQVLPAGQVTYAQIFSWLRRAGYHLATLSFSRWRDRLRERAEHSSSAVQAIASVIPRDGLPGEAQPDLHSPRTERVLSQQGASTPTLTEDTFRVFLDAGQRRGEIPA; via the coding sequence ATGACGGCTACGACCACCGCCGAGTCCACGGCGGTGCCCGCGAGGTATCGGCCGTTCCTGCACCTACCCGACGACGTGCAGCCGGGAGGCGACGTCGAGGTCGACTCCGGCGCGGTACTCCTGACCGGTGCGACCGGGTTTCTCGGCAGCGCGCTCCTCGGGGAGCTGCTCACCCGCGAGCCGGATCGCGTCGTCTACTGCATCGTCCGGCCCGGCGCCGCGACGCCGAGTGAGCGATTGCGCAGTTCCCTCGCCGATTTCGGTTTGTGGGACGACACCTGGGGCGACCGTGTCCGCGCGGTCGCCGGCGATCTCGGCGAGCCGGGGGCCGGACTGGACAGCCGTGACGCAACGGTGCTGCGCGACGATGTGTCGCTCATCTATCACAGCGGCGCCTTCGTGAATCTGGCGTTTCCCTTCGAGCACATCGTCGACGTCAACGTCGGCGGCACGGTCGAGATGATGAGGCTCGCCGGTCAGGGTCGTCCGAAGCGGGTCGCGCACATATCGACGCTGTCGACCATCGACATCGAATCCCGGACCGGAGAGGAACTCGCCGATCCAGCGCCACTGGGTGCCTTCGAGGCGATGACGACTGGCTACACACGCAGCAAGTGGGTGTCTGAACGGCTCGTTGAGCAGGCATCCCAGCGCGGTCTTGACGTTCGATGTCTGCGCCTCGGTGCGCTCGCCGGCCATTCGCGCACAGGCGTGTCGAACCCGAACGACTATGCGTGGCTGGTGGTACGTGCGTGCCTGGAGATCGGGGCGGTGCCGTTGCTGCGAGCCCCTACGAGTTGGCTTCCGGTCGACCACGTCGCCCGCGCCTCGATCGCGCTGTCGACGATGCCGACGCAGGAGTATCTTCCGTACCAAGTGCTGCCGGCCGGACAGGTCACGTACGCGCAGATCTTCAGTTGGCTCCGCCGCGCCGGCTACCACCTGGCGACCCTGAGCTTCTCGCGATGGCGCGACCGGCTGCGCGAGCGCGCCGAGCACAGTTCCTCGGCGGTTCAAGCCATCGCATCGGTGATCCCGCGGGATGGATTGCCGGGGGAGGCGCAGCCGGACCTGCACTCGCCACGTACCGAGCGGGTGCTCAGTCAGCAGGGAGCGTCGACACCGACGCTCACCGAGGACACGTTCCGTGTCTTCCTCGACGCCGGGCAGCGGCGCGGGGAGATCCCAGCATGA
- a CDS encoding non-ribosomal peptide synthetase, giving the protein MGEYKPVHELVAQRAAEAPDACAVTDTAGAITYADLVARADRLAETLIRSGLTPGDTVAVQLRRSGAAIVALLAVSRAGGGALMLDIDGPRRWLEGFVEIARPVAWLAHDGAPAPPYAGPVIYLGGDGTVTEVAPDLFTTGPEGPAIGTPYVGPEDLACLVQTSGTTGLPKLVQVPQRTWTTAARTQCQLHGIDASERGAWLFPAHTNVSVSVVVWPFLIAGGHLSVPPDDLIGAPAELVEWIAAERVTQCFAVAPLAEALAKQDWPPSALRLLLTGSDRVREWGRNDLPFEIGNWYGANEVNIVTSSVVPWEQRITSATAGRAERAGPPPIGRVWPGAQWRVVDPEGADVPEGRIGELLVGGDQLAIGYHSARKTAEKFTPDADAVYAGQRIYRTGDLVRVRDGVFEHCGRTDEQVKINGVRVEMGEVEAALLGCPGVREAAATAVETGTGRLQLVGYVVAEPGGTVDSAGLRGRLADLLPAHMVPVAYVRLDALPRNRGDKIDRRALPAPETSGAETSDALGGRVAAVFAGVLERESCAPDDNFFLLGGDSMRATRAARTLTSELGREVSVEQVIMHPTPRELSELIRS; this is encoded by the coding sequence ATGGGCGAATACAAGCCGGTTCACGAGCTCGTCGCACAGCGCGCGGCAGAGGCTCCCGACGCGTGCGCCGTGACGGACACCGCGGGCGCTATCACGTACGCGGACCTGGTCGCGCGTGCCGACAGATTGGCGGAGACGCTGATCAGGTCAGGGCTCACCCCCGGCGACACGGTCGCAGTGCAGCTGCGCCGCAGCGGCGCGGCGATCGTCGCGCTGCTTGCGGTGTCGCGAGCAGGGGGCGGAGCCTTGATGCTCGACATCGACGGCCCGCGCCGCTGGCTGGAAGGTTTTGTCGAGATCGCACGCCCGGTCGCCTGGCTCGCACACGACGGTGCGCCCGCACCGCCGTACGCGGGCCCGGTGATATATCTCGGTGGCGACGGTACGGTGACGGAGGTCGCCCCCGACCTCTTCACGACCGGCCCGGAAGGTCCGGCGATCGGGACTCCCTACGTCGGGCCAGAGGATCTGGCGTGCCTGGTGCAGACGTCCGGGACGACCGGGCTGCCGAAACTCGTCCAGGTGCCGCAGCGCACGTGGACGACCGCGGCACGCACTCAGTGTCAGCTGCACGGAATCGACGCTTCCGAACGCGGTGCTTGGCTTTTCCCCGCACACACCAATGTGTCCGTGAGCGTTGTCGTGTGGCCGTTCCTGATCGCCGGAGGCCATCTGTCCGTTCCGCCGGATGACCTGATCGGCGCTCCCGCAGAGCTGGTCGAGTGGATCGCCGCCGAGCGAGTGACGCAGTGCTTTGCCGTGGCGCCACTCGCGGAGGCGTTGGCCAAGCAGGACTGGCCACCGTCGGCGCTGCGGTTACTGCTCACGGGCAGCGACCGAGTGCGCGAGTGGGGCAGGAACGACCTGCCGTTCGAGATCGGCAACTGGTATGGCGCGAACGAGGTCAACATCGTCACGTCATCGGTGGTCCCGTGGGAGCAGCGCATCACCTCGGCGACCGCCGGCCGCGCCGAGCGCGCGGGTCCGCCGCCGATCGGGCGCGTATGGCCCGGCGCCCAGTGGCGGGTCGTCGACCCTGAGGGTGCCGACGTTCCCGAGGGCAGGATCGGCGAACTGCTCGTCGGCGGTGACCAACTGGCAATCGGCTACCACTCGGCGCGCAAGACGGCGGAGAAGTTCACGCCGGACGCCGATGCCGTGTACGCCGGCCAGCGGATCTATCGGACGGGCGATCTCGTGCGGGTGCGTGACGGTGTCTTCGAACACTGTGGGCGTACCGACGAGCAGGTCAAGATCAACGGGGTACGGGTGGAGATGGGCGAGGTGGAGGCCGCCCTGCTCGGCTGCCCCGGCGTGCGGGAAGCGGCGGCGACCGCCGTCGAGACCGGTACCGGACGCCTGCAGCTCGTAGGGTATGTGGTCGCCGAACCTGGCGGCACCGTTGACAGTGCCGGTCTGCGTGGACGGTTGGCGGACCTGCTGCCGGCGCACATGGTCCCGGTCGCGTACGTCCGCCTCGACGCGCTGCCACGCAACCGTGGCGACAAGATCGACCGTCGTGCGCTACCCGCCCCGGAAACGTCTGGAGCGGAGACGTCCGATGCGCTGGGTGGGCGCGTCGCGGCAGTGTTCGCCGGCGTGCTGGAGCGCGAATCGTGCGCGCCGGACGACAACTTCTTCCTGCTCGGTGGCGACTCGATGCGCGCCACCCGAGCGGCACGGACGCTCACCAGCGAGCTCGGCCGAGAGGTGTCGGTCGAGCAGGTGATCATGCACCCGACGCCGCGTGAGCTCAGTGAACTGATCCGCAGCTGA
- a CDS encoding class I SAM-dependent methyltransferase — MTETSTRGAPSASTADDYDHVAPYYDTLTAALPETNETVDFIADHAGSGRVLELGVGTGRVACPLSLRGYDVTGLDNSAGMLARLRSRSDGAKVDIALGSFTDPPVDGEFSLVYAVFNTLFCVISQNEQLRAIEQAAERLTPDGTLIVETDLPDLARSDSSGRTLNTGGVERNRVFIEAAMHDAATQRIRTQTIIVSEQGIQMFPLMMRYFWPSELDLMAKLAGLRLEARYGDWRRGPYSRDSSRQISVYRRADKPER; from the coding sequence ATGACCGAGACGAGCACCCGCGGCGCCCCATCGGCGAGCACGGCCGACGACTACGATCACGTGGCGCCGTACTATGACACGCTCACCGCCGCGCTGCCGGAGACGAACGAGACGGTCGACTTCATCGCCGACCATGCTGGCAGTGGCCGCGTGCTCGAACTCGGCGTCGGCACTGGACGCGTCGCCTGTCCGCTCTCGCTGCGGGGCTACGACGTCACTGGGCTGGACAACTCCGCAGGTATGCTCGCGCGACTGCGGAGCCGCAGCGACGGCGCGAAGGTCGACATTGCGCTCGGCAGCTTCACCGATCCCCCGGTCGATGGCGAGTTCAGCCTCGTCTATGCGGTGTTCAACACGCTGTTCTGCGTTATCAGCCAGAATGAGCAGCTTCGCGCAATCGAACAGGCCGCCGAGCGTCTCACCCCCGACGGCACGCTGATCGTCGAAACCGACCTACCCGATCTCGCCCGGTCGGACAGCTCTGGACGTACGCTCAACACCGGCGGCGTCGAGCGAAACCGGGTCTTCATCGAGGCGGCCATGCACGATGCCGCCACCCAGCGAATTCGTACCCAGACGATCATCGTTTCCGAGCAAGGCATCCAGATGTTCCCGCTGATGATGCGCTACTTCTGGCCTAGCGAACTGGACCTCATGGCGAAGCTGGCGGGTCTCCGGCTGGAGGCGCGTTACGGTGACTGGCGCCGCGGCCCCTACTCTCGCGACAGCTCGCGGCAGATCAGCGTCTACCGCCGCGCCGACAAGCCCGAGCGGTGA
- a CDS encoding MbtH family protein produces MDDSDTREYQVVLNDEEQYSIWLADKPLPAGWHADGTRGTKDECLDHIEQVWTDMRPLSVRRRLANA; encoded by the coding sequence ATGGACGATTCCGACACCCGCGAATACCAGGTCGTGCTCAACGACGAGGAGCAATACTCCATCTGGCTGGCCGACAAGCCGTTGCCAGCAGGGTGGCACGCCGATGGCACCCGCGGCACGAAGGACGAGTGTCTCGATCACATCGAACAGGTGTGGACCGACATGCGCCCGCTCAGCGTGCGCAGGCGACTCGCGAACGCTTGA
- a CDS encoding threonine aldolase family protein has translation MADFRSDTVTVADDRMREAMVTAEVGDDFYGEDPTVDDLERTAAQIVGKDAGVFLTNGTSANMVALLTLCSVADGRSGRQVLTHATSDIHAWEAHTLAQVAGLQTLPLPGRHGQLDPHALASALAATDPYAPRPAVVAIENTHSASGGRPWSLSDIDVVADLCDAAGVPLYCDGARLFNATVASGYGADEAVARCGAVSISLYKGLGAPMGSVLCGPAAFVEHARVLRRTLGSTFRQAGHLAAAGLVGLSRVAELADDHRRARDLWEGLAQVLPADLLDEPPTTNIVTLDIGADAGTLVDSLSAAGVRVTEVVPGVVRFVTHRDLTDADIDAALRAAAATFVPLQAGATR, from the coding sequence TTGGCTGACTTCAGGTCTGACACGGTCACTGTCGCCGATGACCGCATGCGCGAAGCGATGGTCACGGCAGAGGTCGGCGACGACTTCTACGGCGAGGACCCGACAGTGGACGACCTCGAACGTACCGCCGCACAAATCGTCGGCAAGGACGCCGGGGTGTTCCTCACCAACGGTACGAGCGCCAATATGGTCGCGCTCCTGACGTTGTGCAGCGTCGCTGACGGACGGAGCGGCCGCCAGGTGCTGACGCACGCAACGTCCGACATACACGCATGGGAGGCGCATACGCTCGCCCAGGTGGCAGGCTTGCAGACCCTGCCACTGCCCGGTCGACATGGCCAGCTCGATCCGCACGCTCTGGCGAGCGCACTTGCCGCAACCGATCCCTACGCACCGCGCCCAGCAGTTGTCGCAATCGAGAACACCCACAGCGCCAGCGGCGGACGGCCGTGGTCACTCTCCGACATCGACGTCGTCGCCGACCTGTGCGACGCCGCCGGGGTGCCCTTGTACTGCGATGGAGCGCGACTGTTCAACGCCACCGTCGCCTCGGGCTACGGCGCAGACGAGGCCGTCGCCCGCTGCGGCGCCGTGTCGATCTCGCTGTACAAGGGACTCGGTGCGCCGATGGGCTCGGTGCTCTGCGGACCTGCGGCATTCGTCGAGCACGCGCGGGTGCTTCGCCGTACGCTCGGCTCTACCTTCCGGCAGGCCGGTCACCTCGCCGCGGCCGGACTCGTCGGGCTGAGCCGCGTTGCCGAGCTCGCCGACGATCACCGCCGCGCCCGGGACCTGTGGGAAGGTCTGGCGCAGGTACTTCCCGCCGACTTGCTCGATGAACCACCAACGACCAACATCGTCACGCTCGACATCGGTGCTGACGCCGGCACATTGGTCGACTCGCTGTCGGCGGCCGGCGTGCGAGTGACCGAGGTCGTGCCAGGCGTCGTCCGCTTCGTCACCCATCGTGACCTGACGGACGCCGACATCGACGCCGCGCTCCGTGCGGCCGCCGCTACCTTCGTGCCGCTGCAAGCCGGGGCGACGCGATGA
- a CDS encoding thioesterase II family protein — protein sequence MPNTRNPEKWLFRGRPDDDGAPLVLCFPYAGAGASVFRGWPDSIKAGTVAPLQPPGRENRFSEPPFDTHVEYAADLGRYLAGLGDRETVYFAHCGGVPFALETIVWLVDNGHRPPRKLVASSWGPPHVDLYGGLNKVDLDTHDFVAEVQEVQSRLGNPGVPVELARIGAKALRQEVVVHRPWLFDACKTVPCPVDALAWSEDDVVPPHEAVNERWREVADVDLRTLPGSHWEFVSCPESLELLLAE from the coding sequence ATGCCCAACACACGAAACCCCGAGAAGTGGTTGTTCCGCGGACGTCCGGATGACGACGGCGCACCGCTCGTGCTGTGCTTCCCCTACGCAGGTGCTGGCGCTTCGGTCTTCCGTGGCTGGCCGGACTCGATCAAGGCCGGTACGGTCGCACCGTTGCAACCACCGGGGCGGGAGAACCGATTCTCCGAACCGCCGTTCGATACCCACGTCGAGTACGCCGCCGATCTCGGCCGATACCTCGCGGGGCTCGGCGACCGCGAGACGGTCTACTTCGCGCACTGCGGCGGCGTGCCCTTCGCGCTCGAGACCATCGTCTGGCTCGTCGACAACGGGCACCGGCCACCGCGCAAGCTGGTCGCATCGTCGTGGGGCCCGCCGCACGTCGATCTCTACGGCGGCCTCAACAAGGTCGACCTCGACACGCACGACTTCGTCGCCGAGGTGCAGGAGGTGCAATCACGGCTCGGCAACCCCGGCGTGCCCGTCGAACTGGCTCGGATCGGCGCCAAGGCGTTACGCCAAGAGGTCGTCGTCCACCGTCCCTGGCTGTTCGACGCATGCAAGACGGTTCCCTGCCCGGTCGATGCCCTCGCGTGGTCAGAAGATGATGTCGTCCCACCCCACGAAGCCGTGAACGAACGGTGGCGCGAGGTCGCCGATGTCGACCTGCGGACGCTTCCCGGTAGTCACTGGGAATTCGTATCGTGCCCCGAATCGCTCGAACTCCTGTTGGCCGAGTAG
- a CDS encoding condensation domain-containing protein, translated as MTTTPLLPVGVVQKQMWLVDRLDPGASIYNEDVAFWIDGPVDAGALEAAWQQIARRHEAMRYVFAEQDGELYLRVEPDTDLVMVTANAADEDSALRWAVDFVQHTYDITSAPPVRLGMVEVHDDRHLLVIGFHHAIIDAGSIGLLFDELRELYVAVRSGQPADLREVGKTYLDFVRETQSEQRQQTIARLQSEVVARLTEAGGAQSAELPGDRPRLPVRSTRGRVTDARFPAQIVPRLRTFAAEYRVTTFQILLAGMTTLLRRYTRLDEMVFGVGTSGRPEGYENAVGPFACFVPVRAATPDGATFVDLLDSTRDITLALSGAQFVPFSNVVNEVSTTRDPSRSPLVQIVFNAPPLTFPRDTLAGCSLQLTRLPRTRARVDQLVNLETVGDEITPSAEFDDSLFDEDTIATFLGELGVLIEAAVQDPDTRLDDLPIDWPGEPLAPGLIVDEGEDAAATGTIAWGGTSWAALDDTGMVGSVSGSPVVRDANGGTAPVGVEGDLVVAGHAIPGIRARRTSGGQLRWRRPGDVLDGRGTAKSRGSHVEGHVVEVCRELLGNTAVTVEDDFFVAGGHSMLAARLVQRIGDEFGVDVPLLLVFEHPVLFDLAGELEAQFPEIEQVLERLESLSDVEVEGLWDQLPGDASVAAEPESVTTVSGHEQPFWMMEQFAAGASVNTLTLRIRGTGHLDVDAFETALNRVIEREEILRTSYVADHGMNAVRRVHDSTLATVTARRLGAESAERLVRQESTTGFDITQAPLMRCTVVFTDADRFEVLFAFHHLVMDYWGVTKVMLPALSAYYREAIGGVPAELDEPQGYRQAMLRDAEWRATPQARAEREYWRKQLDGMTPAEFPTDHERPETIDFRGATRTAAADVGLVRDVERYVAEHGTTLFVVAAAAVAATARRWCGGDDVSFMSPAENRRHDADVKVMGTFVNLVTLRYRFDADLTWHDLVEQSRRLAVGAYAHQSVPINAAMAEAGQRNAVASGRGSYLVLNVFSDATGLDLEGASVSGGDIVQHDSASTDLELSVMHSSDGLGLTLKYRRSLWDADTVDRILADVLVMLRETVTGGDRLVVRSEPVVAGGRTGRM; from the coding sequence GTGACGACCACACCGCTGCTGCCTGTTGGCGTGGTGCAGAAGCAGATGTGGCTGGTGGACCGGTTGGATCCGGGCGCGAGCATCTACAACGAAGATGTTGCGTTCTGGATCGACGGGCCGGTCGACGCCGGTGCTCTCGAAGCGGCGTGGCAACAGATCGCACGCCGCCACGAAGCCATGCGTTATGTTTTCGCAGAGCAGGACGGCGAGCTCTACTTGCGCGTCGAGCCTGACACCGACCTCGTGATGGTCACGGCCAACGCCGCTGACGAGGACAGCGCGCTGCGTTGGGCTGTGGACTTCGTCCAGCACACCTACGACATCACGTCGGCGCCGCCGGTGCGCCTCGGGATGGTCGAGGTGCACGACGACCGTCACCTGCTGGTCATCGGCTTCCACCACGCGATCATCGATGCTGGATCGATCGGGCTGCTGTTCGACGAGCTGCGCGAGCTCTATGTGGCCGTGCGATCCGGTCAACCCGCCGATCTTCGCGAGGTCGGCAAGACGTACCTCGACTTTGTACGCGAAACCCAGAGCGAACAGCGCCAGCAGACCATTGCCCGACTGCAGAGCGAGGTTGTCGCACGGCTCACCGAGGCCGGCGGCGCCCAGAGTGCGGAACTGCCCGGTGACCGCCCGCGGCTGCCGGTGCGCAGTACTCGCGGCAGGGTGACCGACGCGAGGTTCCCTGCCCAGATCGTCCCCCGGCTGCGCACGTTCGCCGCCGAGTACCGCGTGACGACATTCCAGATCCTCCTCGCCGGCATGACGACGCTTCTTCGTCGCTACACCCGCCTAGACGAGATGGTCTTCGGGGTCGGAACCAGTGGCCGCCCAGAGGGTTACGAGAACGCCGTCGGACCGTTCGCTTGTTTCGTTCCCGTGCGGGCGGCAACGCCTGACGGTGCCACGTTCGTCGACCTGCTCGACTCCACGCGCGACATCACCCTCGCGCTGAGCGGAGCGCAGTTCGTTCCGTTCAGCAACGTCGTCAACGAGGTCAGTACTACCCGTGATCCGAGCCGCTCGCCGCTCGTCCAAATCGTGTTCAACGCTCCACCACTGACGTTCCCGCGTGACACGCTTGCCGGCTGCAGCCTGCAGCTCACGCGGCTGCCCCGCACGCGCGCCCGCGTCGACCAACTCGTAAATCTCGAGACGGTCGGCGACGAGATAACGCCAAGCGCCGAATTCGACGACTCGCTGTTCGACGAGGACACCATCGCGACGTTCCTCGGCGAGCTCGGTGTTCTGATCGAAGCCGCGGTACAAGATCCAGACACACGGTTGGACGACCTGCCGATCGACTGGCCGGGCGAGCCGCTCGCGCCCGGCCTCATCGTGGACGAGGGCGAGGACGCTGCCGCCACGGGCACGATCGCCTGGGGCGGTACGTCCTGGGCCGCCCTCGATGACACAGGCATGGTCGGGTCAGTGTCCGGGAGTCCGGTCGTACGTGACGCGAACGGCGGCACGGCGCCGGTAGGCGTCGAAGGCGACCTCGTCGTGGCGGGTCACGCAATCCCCGGGATTCGGGCCCGTCGGACCAGCGGCGGGCAGTTGCGCTGGCGTCGTCCGGGCGACGTGCTCGACGGACGAGGCACGGCCAAGTCACGCGGGTCCCACGTCGAGGGGCATGTCGTCGAGGTATGCCGTGAGCTGCTCGGGAACACCGCCGTCACCGTAGAGGACGACTTCTTCGTCGCCGGAGGGCATTCGATGCTCGCGGCGCGTCTCGTACAACGGATCGGTGACGAGTTCGGCGTCGATGTGCCACTACTGCTCGTGTTCGAACACCCTGTGTTGTTCGACCTGGCCGGCGAGCTGGAGGCGCAGTTCCCCGAGATCGAGCAGGTGCTCGAACGACTCGAAAGCCTCTCGGACGTCGAGGTGGAAGGGCTGTGGGACCAGTTGCCGGGCGACGCGTCCGTCGCTGCCGAGCCGGAATCGGTGACGACTGTTTCCGGGCACGAGCAGCCGTTCTGGATGATGGAGCAGTTCGCCGCGGGCGCTTCGGTGAACACTCTGACACTACGCATCCGCGGCACTGGCCACCTGGACGTCGACGCATTCGAGACCGCACTGAACCGCGTCATCGAACGCGAGGAGATACTGCGCACCAGTTACGTCGCCGACCATGGCATGAACGCGGTGCGCCGCGTCCATGACTCCACCTTGGCGACTGTCACGGCGCGCCGTCTGGGCGCGGAGTCGGCCGAGCGGCTTGTGCGACAGGAGAGCACTACGGGCTTCGACATCACCCAGGCGCCCCTCATGCGATGCACCGTCGTCTTCACCGACGCCGACCGGTTCGAGGTGCTGTTCGCCTTCCACCACCTCGTCATGGACTACTGGGGCGTCACCAAGGTGATGCTGCCGGCGTTGAGTGCCTACTATCGCGAGGCCATCGGCGGTGTTCCGGCCGAGCTGGACGAGCCGCAGGGCTACCGGCAGGCGATGCTGCGCGATGCGGAGTGGCGGGCGACACCGCAGGCACGGGCCGAGCGGGAGTACTGGCGCAAGCAGCTGGACGGGATGACCCCGGCGGAGTTCCCCACCGATCACGAACGCCCGGAGACGATCGACTTTCGCGGGGCAACCCGCACCGCGGCCGCTGATGTCGGACTGGTTCGCGATGTCGAAAGGTATGTGGCCGAACACGGTACGACGTTGTTCGTAGTCGCGGCGGCGGCGGTGGCAGCGACCGCACGGCGTTGGTGTGGTGGCGACGACGTCAGCTTCATGTCGCCGGCGGAGAATCGTCGTCACGACGCCGACGTGAAGGTCATGGGTACCTTCGTGAACCTCGTGACATTGCGCTATCGGTTCGACGCCGACCTGACCTGGCACGACCTGGTCGAGCAGAGCCGGCGATTGGCGGTGGGTGCCTACGCTCACCAGTCAGTCCCGATCAATGCCGCGATGGCCGAGGCCGGCCAGCGCAACGCCGTCGCGAGCGGCCGTGGCAGCTATCTCGTGCTGAACGTGTTCTCCGACGCCACCGGGCTCGACCTCGAAGGCGCGTCGGTCAGCGGCGGCGACATCGTTCAACATGACTCGGCGAGCACCGATCTCGAGCTGTCGGTCATGCATTCATCCGACGGGCTGGGGCTGACGCTGAAGTACCGCAGAAGCCTGTGGGACGCCGACACCGTTGATCGGATCCTCGCCGACGTGCTCGTCATGCTCCGCGAAACGGTGACCGGCGGCGATCGTCTCGTCGTGCGATCAGAACCTGTCGTGGCCGGTGGACGAACCGGTCGAATGTGA